The window GTATATAGAGCAGTCCGAAACAATCCTTTGTAGGACTAATTCTATTTTAGAAAAGCCTAAGAGTGTTATGACAACATTCTTGGGCTTTTAGTTTGGTGTAACGCAGATGATATAGACAGTGAAGTTCAAATAACAGCTATGTAGGTAAGCGTATTTTATTCCAGTTGCTTGAGAAAAATTGAAAAATCAAGTCTAATGACCATTTGGGAAGTCAGTTTGTAAATGGGGGAATTGTTATGCAATGTTTTGCCATTCAATTAAAGCATCCTTTACCTGATAAAATGAAGCATTCATTTTTAGAAATAGTAGATGATGAACTAAGAAAAAAGTTAGCTCGTTACAAAAGAAAAAGCGATTTTGAGTTGAATTTATGTACACATGTCCTGTTACGTATAGTGATTAACCGTTTTTATCAGTATGATTTTAACAAAATAGCTTTTAGTAAAAACCTATATGGAAAACCGTATATCGAACAAGGAAATATTCACTTTAATATTTCTCACTCACATGAATGGGGAGTTTGTGTTATTGATGATACCCCCGTTGGAGTGGATATTGAAAGGGTTACTCCAATAGATGTTCGTAGTATGATGAATTGTTTTTCAGATAGTGAACAAAAGGCAATCTTTCAACTGTCAATAACTGATCAACTTCAAACGTTTTATCGCATATGGGTATTAAAGGAGAGTTATCTAAAAAAACTAGGTGTAGGTTTGTCTAAAGCACTAAGCTCCTTTACATTTCATACTGAGGATGAAAGGGTCATTGTCCAAGATAATCAGTATGTCCATGGAACACATTATTTTTATGAAGAAAATATAGACAATTATAAGGTAGCGATTTGTGCTGAACATAATGACTTTCCAGAAAACATTTCGGTTATTTCAATTCAAGAGTTAAGTGGATATATAGCCGATTTGAACGTTCGAA of the Lysinibacillus fusiformis genome contains:
- a CDS encoding 4'-phosphopantetheinyl transferase family protein, with the translated sequence MGSQFVNGGIVMQCFAIQLKHPLPDKMKHSFLEIVDDELRKKLARYKRKSDFELNLCTHVLLRIVINRFYQYDFNKIAFSKNLYGKPYIEQGNIHFNISHSHEWGVCVIDDTPVGVDIERVTPIDVRSMMNCFSDSEQKAIFQLSITDQLQTFYRIWVLKESYLKKLGVGLSKALSSFTFHTEDERVIVQDNQYVHGTHYFYEENIDNYKVAICAEHNDFPENISVISIQELSGYIADLNVRN